One window of the Micropterus dolomieu isolate WLL.071019.BEF.003 ecotype Adirondacks unplaced genomic scaffold, ASM2129224v1 contig_14151, whole genome shotgun sequence genome contains the following:
- the cdc26 gene encoding anaphase-promoting complex subunit CDC26, with amino-acid sequence MLRRKPTRLELKIDDTEEFESVKKELEARKRQREEAESGGREAGASVISVDIIGGGASASASSSSASRTELINERIGYKPHPKPATLPTLFGSLQF; translated from the exons ATGTTGAGGAGGAAACCGACTCGACTGGAGCTGAAGATCGACGACACAGAGGAGTTCGAGAGCGTCAAGAAGGAGCTCGAG gccAGGAAGCGTCAGcgagaggaggcggagtcaggAGGCAGAGAGGCCGGGGCTTCCGTCATCAGTGTTGACATCATCGGGGGCGGGGCCTCCGCCTCAGCCTCTTCCTCGTCAGCGTCGAGGACGGAGCTCATTAACGAGCGAATCGGCTACAAGCCCCACCCCAAGCCGGCCACGCTGCCGACCTTATTTGGGAGTTTACAGTtttga